AAGCCAATCGAAATCACCTGTTTGCCATCCGGCGTGAATTGCGCTCCGGTCGCGGCCAGATCGTGCCCCTTGAGCTGCTTGAATTCCTTCTGCGACTTCGTGTCATAAATCCGCACAAGGGCATCGCCCCCCGCCGTGACCAGCTTCGTGCCATCCGGGCTATACGCAACGGTGTAGACGGATCCGCCAGTGGCTCCGAGATTCTTCAGCTCCTTGCCATCGGCCGGATTCCACAGACGAACCGTCTTATCGGCACTGCCCGACGCCAATGCTTTGCCATCGGGGCTGAAGGCGATGCCATCGACAATGTCGGCATGCCCCTTGATTTCGAGCTTTTGCTTGCCATCGTCGGGATTCCACAGTCGGATCGTCTTATCCAGGCTGGAACTGGCCAGCGTCTTGCCATCCGGACTGAAGGCGACGGAATAGACCGGCCCAGTATGACCGGAAATGACGCGGAGTTCTTTGAGTGTGTTGCCGGTGACGCTCCACAATTTGATGCTGTTGTCGAACCCGGCGGTAGCCAGCAGCTTGCCATCGGGGCTAAAGGCCACGGCATGGACCAACGCGGCGTGTGCGGGGACTTCCACCGGAGTCGGCTGAGCCGTCCCCAGCAGAACCATGCCGAGCCAAAGGGGAATGGTTGCAATGAGTCGATAACGCATGAATCGTCCTCGCAAGGTGGGTCGTACGGTGGGCACCCCGCGAGGCCGACTTCCGAATCCGCGAAACCGAAGTGGCGGTTAGTCGGTCATGACCTCCGGGGCAAATCCTCGTCGCAGCGTATTCTCGGTGATCGTCCGAGGCAACAGAAATTGCAGCAGGTAATCCGGTCCGCCCGCTTTTGAGCCAATTCCCGATAGTCGGAACCCGCCAAACGGTTGCCGATCCACCAATGCACCAGTGATCTTGCGATTCACGTACAGATTCCCCACCCGGAATTTCCGTTTGACGGTGGCGATATTTTGCGGCGAGCGCGAAAAGATTCCGCCCGTCAGCGCAAATCGCGTGCCGTTGGCAATCGCCAGGGCTTCGTCCAGATTCGCGGCTTTGGTGACGGCCAGCACCGGCCCGAAAATTTCATCCTGGGCCAAACTCGCATTCGGCGGCACATCCACAAACACATGCGGCGCCACATAAAATCCTTCGTTGGCCAACTCGCCGACATCGCCGCCGAAGGCGAGTTTCGCTTCGGATTTGCCAACTTCAATCATCTTCAGAATGCGATTGCGGGCCTCGGCATCGATCACCGGTGGCACACCACAACCCGGTTCATCCGCCGGGGCCACGGTCAGCGCTTTGGTCGCTTCCACCAGCCGCTCGACGAAGCGGTCGTAGATGGGTTCCAGCACAATCGCGCGGGATCCCGCCGAGCATTTCTGGCCGGCGAATCCGAATGCGCTATCGACCACCCCCTTCACCGCCTCGTCCAAATCGGCATCGCCATCGACGATCATGGCGTTTTTGCCGCCCAATTCGGCGATGACTTTCTTGATGTGCAGTTGCCCCTGGGGTGTCTCGCCGGCCAGTTTGTTGATGGCCAGCCCCACGCCCAGCGAGCCGGTGAAGGCGATCAGAGCAACATCGGGGTGTTGCACCAGAATCGGGCCAATGACCTCGCCGACGCCGGGCAGATAATTCACCACCCCCGCGGGGACACCCGCTTCTTCCAGAATGCGCTGCAACAACGCGGCGATGACCGGCGATTGCTCGGCGGGCTTCATAATCACCGTGTTGCCCGTCACCAGCGCCGCGCTGACCATTCCAGTGAGAATCGCCAACGGGAAATTCCACGGGGCGATGACGACAGCCACGCCGCGCGGCTCGTAGAACGTCTCATTCGCTTCGCCGGGCAGATTCCGATGGCGGGAATGGGCCAGACGTTCCATGCCGGTAGCGTAGTATTCCAGAAAATCGATCGCCTCGGCCACATCGCCATCCGACTCCCGCCACGGCTTGGCGGATTCCAGGGTGATCCAGGCCGCGAGTTCGAATCGACGTTGGCGGATGATCGCCGCGGCCTTGCGGAGGATTTCGGCCCGCACTTCCACGTCGGTATCCCGCCAGGAGTCGAACGCCCGCTTGGCGGTCTCAATGGCTTGCAAGGTGTGGCTTGGCCCGGCGGCGGCGACTTGGCCGACCAGTTGCCGCGCATGCGAGGGATTCACCGATTCGATCCATGCACCGGTTTCCACGGGCTTGCCGCCAATGCTCAGCGGGTAGCCGCGACCGAGTTGGCCGCGCACCTGGTCCAACGCCGCTTGCATGCGTTGCTGATTGGCTTCGCGGCTGAAATCGATTGGCGGTTCATTCGTGAAGGGTCGCTCGGCAACGACTGTCGCGGGGGTATGGGATGCGGCCGATGTTGCGGCGGCGGCGTGGCCATTTCGGGACTCGGATCCATTGCGAAGTTCGGCTCGCGCTTGCGGATTCATCAACAACTCCTCTTCCGGCAAATGATCGTGGAATCCCGCCCGCAAGAATGATTCGTTCGACGTATTTTCTAACAACCGGCGGACCAAATAAGCCATGCCCGGCAGCAATTGCCCGTAGGGGGTGTAAATCCGCACCCGCCGCCGCAAGGATTGTAGGCTGGAGGCGATGCGATCGGCCATGCCATAAAGCATCTGGAATTCATACGCATTTTCCGGGACGCCGAATTCCTCGGCGGCGGCCATCATCGCGGCGATACTGCGCAGGTTGTGACTGCCGAACGCGGGTCGCAGCCAGCGCCAATTCTCCATCAAATAGCGGCCGCAGCGTTCAAACGATGCATCCGATTGCCACTTTTCCGTGAATACCGGAACCATCCAATCGTTCTGCGCGGCGATGACGGTTTCGTAATCCCAATACGCCCCTTTGACCAAGCGAATCCAGACCGGGGTGCCCCGTGATTTCGCCCATTGGCCGAGCGCGTGCAGATCCGCCTCGGTATCGCGCAGATAGGCTTGCATGGCGATTCCGACATCTGGCCAGTCTCGGAATTCCGGTTCCATCAGCAGATCGCGGAAAATCTTCAGCGTCACATCTTTGAACGAATACTGCTCCATATCAAAATTGACGAACGCCCCCAGCTGCTTCGCTTGTCGCAGAATCGGACGCAGCCGCGAATTCACGACACGGGCTGTCCCCACCGGGTCAATCGGGTCGAATTGGGAATAGAGCGCCGACAATTTCACCGACACATTTACGCGCGGAATCGCGCGATCATGGTCGCGATCGATGGCTTCGATGGTTGGCCAGGAGTTCACCGTGGTGGACAATCCGTCGAGCAGTTCGTGATACTGCTGCGCCACGGCATCTGCTTCCGGTTCGGTGATGGTGGCCTCTCCCAACAGGTCGATGGTGAAGGCCAACGAGCGTTGCCGCATGCCCGCCACGGCTGCCACGGCCTCGGCGACATTGGTGCCCGCAATAAATCGACGTGCCAACCGCTCCGCATTCCATCGGGCGGACCAGGCCAGGAATCGCCCGGCAAGTCCCCGACTGGGAATCCACGGCAGCCCCGCCCGCACAATCCACGGCATGAGTTCTCGTTGTTCGCCGAGATATTCGCGCAAATGCTGGCTGATGGATTCCGAATTCTTCAAGAGCGGTAGTGCGTCGATAAACCGAAAGAGTTGGACCTTTAAGGCGGGATTGCTCATGGTGAACCCCATGAGTTGATCGTCGAACCAAGCGGGGGTGCCCAGCAATGGTTCAGACCGATCGATTCCCGCGAACAACGCTCGCCCAATGGTCTGGATTCGAGCCTCTCGATCGAAACCCGACATGCAATATCCTCGTGGATCAAGGCAATCAGAGAGGTGGCTGTGCCATTCTACGCCGCCGATGCGAATCGTCAGGTGGGCGGTTGCGGGGAATGGTTGTTTTGACTAAGATGCGATTTCAGTCAAATCGAAACGGTGTCGTTTGGATCGCAACCTTGTGCGTGTGTTGGGTTTGTCATGGCAGCTTCGGTCGGCAAATTTCAGGTACTTGGCACGCTCGGCACCGGGGCGCACAGCACGATTTTGCACATTCGTCGCGCCAGCGATTCCCGCGAGTACGCGCTCAAAGTCGTGAACATCGACGATGAAGACGATGTCAAGTTTCTCGAGCAAGCGCGTCACGAATTCCGCGTCGCGAAAATGCTCGATCATCCCAACCTGATTAAAATTTCGATTGCCGAAGAAGAACGCACTTGGCTGTTTCGAGTCAAGAAAATTCAACTGCTGATCGAATATGTTCGAGGCAAAGCATTGGATCAGGTGCCGCTGATGGCCCCGACCAAGCTGCTGGTGGTGGCCCAAAAGATTGCCGCGGGGATGGTGCATATGCACCGGCGTGGCGTGTATCACGCGGATCTGAAGCCGAATAACATCATGATGGCCCCCGGTGGCGTCGTGAAAATTATCGACTTCGGCCTGGCGTGGATCAAAGGCGAGGAAAAAGACCGGGTGCAAGGCACGCCGGAATATATGGCCCCGGAAACGGTCAAAGATAAAGTCGTGAACGATGCCACCGAGATTTTCAATTTCGGGGCAACCCTGTATCGTTTGTTGACGCTTCGGAATTCTCCGAATCTGTTGGAAGCGATGGAGACGATGAAGGTCAATGACAAGGTTTGGCGCGAATTGCTCAAACCAATCACAGACTTTAATCCGAAGGTGCCGGCGGAATTGGCGAACCTGGTGCATCAATGCCTGGAATATTCGCCCAAACGTCGGCCGCAATCGATGAGCGATGTTCAAGAACGAATCACCCAATTGATGCAAGAACTGGGTGTGGAAGATGATGCGTAGGCCCATCCGAATTCGGGTGTGCCTTGCAGACTGACCAGAGTATTGCTTGCTGTTCGACCCACAACCCACCCGGCAGGACGACTGGGGCGGTGTTCTCCCGGTTGGGGCCGTCAGGAGCGTGCGTATGGCCGATTTCGACGATCGTGAGCATTTTATTCCGCTGCGAAGCACCGATCTGGTGCAACTGCTTGTGGATGAGAAAAATCCGCTGGGCGGCCCGACGCTCAGCGAAGGTGAGCAGCATCAGTTTCGACAATTCTCTCGACTGGTGGGTGCCCACTTCCATCAGCACTTCCATCAACAGATGGTGGACCTCAAAGACGCCTACACCGAATTCGATCCCGACCGGGATACCCGATCGCTCAAGCCGCTCAATGATGCGGACCGAGCGACGGCGCAAGCCGATATGCTGAAGCTCATTGATGGGCTACTGCAGAAGGCGAATTACACCCGACTCAACCGCGAAGAAATCCAAGAAGTCATGGACGGTGCCAGCGATTGGGGCATCGACATGGAAGTGGATTGGAGCGTCTTCGATGAGTTGGAAGTCTACTATCGCGGCGACATGCGAGAAAAGCGCATCAAGCGTAGCCTGATGACGCTGTTTCGCAAGCGGGAACGCGAGGTGAAAGTCTTTCGCCGCATGGTGGTGATCCTCAAGCAGAATGATCACCCACGACTCGGGCCGACGGCCGATACCCGCAATATCTTCCTGAAGTTGTTCAAAGATATTCCGCAAGTGGACTTGGAAATGGTGCTGCCCGGCACCCGCATGAAGATGCCCAAGTTGGAGCGTGGCAAACTCATCGCCTCGCTGATTTCTACCGTGGCGATGATGATTTGGAAGATTTTCACCACGGTGACGGCGGTAGCAATCACGGTGGGCACGCTGTTTAGCCTCACCTTCCTGATGCCGCTCGCAGTGGTGGTGGGCTATGGCTACAAGCAGTATTCCAGCTATCAGGTGACGAAGCAGACGTATCAATTCCGGCTGACGCAGACGCTTTATTTCCAAACGCTGGACAACAACGCCGGGGTGCTGTTCCGACTGCTGGATGAGGCCGAAGAACAAGAATGCCGCGAGGCGATTCTGGCCTACTTCTATTTGTGGCGCTACGCGGGCAGCCAAGGCTGGTCGTTGGAAGCGCTGGATGATTACATCGAATTGGAATTGGAAAAACGGCTGAACCTGCGCATCGATTTCGAAATCAGTGATGCCATGGAAAAGCTCGAACGAATCGGGTTGGTGGAGAAGGTCTACGATCGCTATCGGGCGATTCCGCTCGACGAAGCCGTCAGTCGGCTCCAACAAGTCGGGACCGAGCAGTTCCAAACAGTCTAACGGACGATGCGATCGGTCGCGCCATCTCGCATCGGGCGAGTTGTGCGCGACCGTTTCGCTTGGCAGGTTTTTTGAATTGGGATCGTACCACATGTCGAATCGCTGGATTGCCGACCGCGCGAGCCGCATCGAAGCCTCGGGCATTCGCAAAATCTTTGAATTGGCCAAAGGGTTGCAGAATCCGGTCAATCTCTCCATTGGCCAGCCCGATTTCGATGTGCCGGAAGTCGTCAAAGTCGCTGCCAAGTCGGCCATTGATCGGGGACTCAACGGATATACCGTGACTCAGGGGATTCCCGAGCTGCGGCAAGTC
This DNA window, taken from Tuwongella immobilis, encodes the following:
- the pruA gene encoding L-glutamate gamma-semialdehyde dehydrogenase, with protein sequence MSGFDREARIQTIGRALFAGIDRSEPLLGTPAWFDDQLMGFTMSNPALKVQLFRFIDALPLLKNSESISQHLREYLGEQRELMPWIVRAGLPWIPSRGLAGRFLAWSARWNAERLARRFIAGTNVAEAVAAVAGMRQRSLAFTIDLLGEATITEPEADAVAQQYHELLDGLSTTVNSWPTIEAIDRDHDRAIPRVNVSVKLSALYSQFDPIDPVGTARVVNSRLRPILRQAKQLGAFVNFDMEQYSFKDVTLKIFRDLLMEPEFRDWPDVGIAMQAYLRDTEADLHALGQWAKSRGTPVWIRLVKGAYWDYETVIAAQNDWMVPVFTEKWQSDASFERCGRYLMENWRWLRPAFGSHNLRSIAAMMAAAEEFGVPENAYEFQMLYGMADRIASSLQSLRRRVRIYTPYGQLLPGMAYLVRRLLENTSNESFLRAGFHDHLPEEELLMNPQARAELRNGSESRNGHAAAATSAASHTPATVVAERPFTNEPPIDFSREANQQRMQAALDQVRGQLGRGYPLSIGGKPVETGAWIESVNPSHARQLVGQVAAAGPSHTLQAIETAKRAFDSWRDTDVEVRAEILRKAAAIIRQRRFELAAWITLESAKPWRESDGDVAEAIDFLEYYATGMERLAHSRHRNLPGEANETFYEPRGVAVVIAPWNFPLAILTGMVSAALVTGNTVIMKPAEQSPVIAALLQRILEEAGVPAGVVNYLPGVGEVIGPILVQHPDVALIAFTGSLGVGLAINKLAGETPQGQLHIKKVIAELGGKNAMIVDGDADLDEAVKGVVDSAFGFAGQKCSAGSRAIVLEPIYDRFVERLVEATKALTVAPADEPGCGVPPVIDAEARNRILKMIEVGKSEAKLAFGGDVGELANEGFYVAPHVFVDVPPNASLAQDEIFGPVLAVTKAANLDEALAIANGTRFALTGGIFSRSPQNIATVKRKFRVGNLYVNRKITGALVDRQPFGGFRLSGIGSKAGGPDYLLQFLLPRTITENTLRRGFAPEVMTD
- a CDS encoding WD40 repeat domain-containing protein, which translates into the protein MRYRLIATIPLWLGMVLLGTAQPTPVEVPAHAALVHAVAFSPDGKLLATAGFDNSIKLWSVTGNTLKELRVISGHTGPVYSVAFSPDGKTLASSSLDKTIRLWNPDDGKQKLEIKGHADIVDGIAFSPDGKALASGSADKTVRLWNPADGKELKNLGATGGSVYTVAYSPDGTKLVTAGGDALVRIYDTKSQKEFKQLKGHDLAATGAQFTPDGKQVISIGLDRFVRVWDVEKGAEVQKVGPFSDDPFGATYSAKTKQLAVAGYAGNVSVWDLAKDLKTQPLVKYRVKSPAYCIAYSPDGKLLVTGHDNTKVYVVTVP
- a CDS encoding serine/threonine protein kinase; translation: MAASVGKFQVLGTLGTGAHSTILHIRRASDSREYALKVVNIDDEDDVKFLEQARHEFRVAKMLDHPNLIKISIAEEERTWLFRVKKIQLLIEYVRGKALDQVPLMAPTKLLVVAQKIAAGMVHMHRRGVYHADLKPNNIMMAPGGVVKIIDFGLAWIKGEEKDRVQGTPEYMAPETVKDKVVNDATEIFNFGATLYRLLTLRNSPNLLEAMETMKVNDKVWRELLKPITDFNPKVPAELANLVHQCLEYSPKRRPQSMSDVQERITQLMQELGVEDDA
- a CDS encoding DUF3754 domain-containing protein — protein: MADFDDREHFIPLRSTDLVQLLVDEKNPLGGPTLSEGEQHQFRQFSRLVGAHFHQHFHQQMVDLKDAYTEFDPDRDTRSLKPLNDADRATAQADMLKLIDGLLQKANYTRLNREEIQEVMDGASDWGIDMEVDWSVFDELEVYYRGDMREKRIKRSLMTLFRKREREVKVFRRMVVILKQNDHPRLGPTADTRNIFLKLFKDIPQVDLEMVLPGTRMKMPKLERGKLIASLISTVAMMIWKIFTTVTAVAITVGTLFSLTFLMPLAVVVGYGYKQYSSYQVTKQTYQFRLTQTLYFQTLDNNAGVLFRLLDEAEEQECREAILAYFYLWRYAGSQGWSLEALDDYIELELEKRLNLRIDFEISDAMEKLERIGLVEKVYDRYRAIPLDEAVSRLQQVGTEQFQTV